A stretch of Gambusia affinis linkage group LG10, SWU_Gaff_1.0, whole genome shotgun sequence DNA encodes these proteins:
- the LOC122838082 gene encoding oocyte zinc finger protein XlCOF6.1-like isoform X2 produces MSSGLDPEEPELPQIKEEQEKSEPELDKDEYVEVHISEDEEELVLKQEQETDPDESEPEQNQARSQSSAEAENVDQKGGNEEAEKEPDGVGTSASSEAGTGSDPNRKPSQCDVCGKHFTQSYNMRAHRRIHSGERPYSCQVCGKNFIKYDNMLVHIRTHTGQKPYSCPTCSKRFSQRSNLTFHMRIHVGDKPFTCNTCGKSFTSSGHLTIHRRTHTGERPYLCNVCGKSFSQSGGLSAHRRTHTGERPFTCKVCGKAFIRSDELLVHIRIHTGEKPYTCKICSRSFARSCHLTTHMRTHTGEKPYSCRMCGKSFSENRSLTAHVRTHTGERPFSCNTCHKAFTDKRNLAAHARTHTGEKPFSCCICGRSFAENRSLTGHMATHTGERPFSCKVCQKGFTQSSKLAAHMRQHREENV; encoded by the coding sequence ATGAGTTCTGGTCTGGAcccagaggaaccagaactccCACAGATTAAAGAAGAACAGGAGAAATCAGAGCCAGAGCTGGACAAAGATGAATATGTAGAAGTGCACAtcagtgaggatgaggaggagctGGTGCTGAAGCAGGAGCAGGAAACGGACCCAGACgaatcagaaccagagcagaaccaggctCGGTCCCAAAGCTCTGCTGAAGCTGAGAATGTGGATCAGAAAGGAGGCAATGAAGAAGCAGAGAAGGAACCTGACGGTGTTGGAACGTCTGCCAGTTCTGAGGCAGGGACTGGTTCCGACCCGAATAGAAAACCCTCTCAGTGTGACGtgtgtggaaaacatttcactCAGAGTTACAACATGAGGGCTCATCGCCGGATCCACTCAGGCGAGCGGCCGTACTCCTGCCAGGTCTGCGGGAAGAACTTCATCAAGTACGACAACATGCTGGTCCACATCAGAACCCACACGGGTCAGAAACCTTATTCCTGTCCGACCTGCAGCAAGCGCTTCAGCCAGCGCAGCAACCTCACCTTCCACATGAGGATCCACGTCGGTGACAAGCCCTTCACCTGCAACACCTGCGGGAAGAGCTTCACCTCCAGCGGCCACCTCACCATCCACAGGAGAACCCACACAGGAGAGAGGCCCTACCTGTGCAACGTCTGTGGGAAGAGCTTCAGCCAGAGCGGCGGCCTGTCGGCCCACCGGAGGACCCACACTGGCGAGCGGCCGTTTACCTGCAAGGTGTGCGGCAAAGCCTTCATCAGGAGCGACGAGCTGCTGGTCCACATTCGGATTCACACTGGGGAAAAGCCGTACACCTGCAAGATCTGCTCCCGGAGCTTCGCCCGCAGTTGCCACCTAACCACCCACATGAGGACCCACACCGGGGAGAAGCCCTACTCCTGCCGAATGTGTGGAAAGAGCTTCAGTGAGAACCGCAGCCTGACCGCCCACGTCAGAACGCACACAGGCGAGAGGCCGTTTTCCTGCAACACCTGCCACAAGGCCTTCACAGACAAACGCAACCTGGCCGCTCACGCCAGGACCCACACGGGCGAGAAGCCCTTCTCCTGCTGCATCTGTGGGAGGAGCTTTGCAGAGAACCGGAGCCTGACGGGCCACATGGCCACGCACACGGGGGAGCGGCCATTTTCCTGCAAAGTCTGCCAAAAGGGCTTCACTCAGAGCAGTAAACTGGCCGCTCACATGAGGcaacacagagaagaaaacgTTTAG
- the LOC122838054 gene encoding NACHT domain- and WD repeat-containing protein 1-like: MPVKFLFVQKMTLHQVLYASAVCSFMFCICTCDHVCFASPHVRVPKGLLGNRYGHRPLPRLIPEKQFEVLLSKLSKNPEGVQQLQEWFQKDNNSVPPTYVLQPITARFPHYNDLRPEVAKLHDDNLLSWRVTESRLLQLLRSAATEAEAAGDITAEQKRLFYSSVTERALEEGVWQTSALLFVREIPQQRMKDRAKRLAKFMDLTADGLLDAEAQELLTGLKSRLYATSKKILNLHCVELNRGSIDPKRKEHAEYLDSICQQFISQMTTRISEAVKLAGEDKRKIWGSTEEDEEIDWVVEEARQHTVMAADLSKSLQGRDGLLGKICLAMWESTPVHHGPLVVHGAAGMGKTILLCKLAQEMQGVLEAKAVLVIRLLAANHPQRPSINHVLHSVCLQVCLACGLAPPPLLSVSSHLELQRLFQNMLEEVSQQGTSLLLILDSLEQLADQHQAHQLRWLPTDVPPNVHLLVSMETTSEVFASMRLRLGAAGNVFEVERLSRDEGQQIMESHLQAAQRTLTREQKDAVLQSFHASGSPLHLQLILSAAKHWTSFTPPTELLLGSSSEEVMSQLLLKLEEKHGKELVGGALGCIVLARRGLMEAELRDVMSLDDDVISEVYRYSLPPTPSLIRFPPVLWARLKWDLRDQLEVQWTDGVVMLAFSSRLLSEVVKARYLTPERRGRIHRILAEYFLGRWSGRLKPVALPGLTLLLSDRKVPPQPLWFAPGLANVRKLQELPYHLLHAGLWEELRQEVVGSAEWLYCQSRVCGVSSLISDLDQCSQYMDCCETGLVREALVLMKPSLDTLSGHMDRSVFFSELLARLSSLASTFRTVIGQLCSQCDDWLQTCPEPVLIPRSSFLQQPGGALQHTLTAPHGGVLCVAVGAALRLLVTGSAGGVVAVWSLQDKHLLQVLQGPSAAILSVKIIESSAHCLSLAADGSLRRWSLRSGQQLFCIQEAGPVGSTPSLARLQVSEQLLFVHTWMQVKVWKSDGTEIHSEDVSLVLGVLGDVVVFLHDLDRVRIFDPVTGSQTMVRLTRSLTPVISVSSPKRGSIFVVSEDGFLHRISRSGQQTVTEFPRRPSLLSASEDEKILIAGWERTLSLFRVCSDSVDGFLELQHDDEVLSACVSPDCRVVVTGAADQLIRVWSVTTGRLLDSLCGCGAPVTSLLLSDHSVVSASSAADSVQLWSLTYDPDHKPLPHIPSGSAHSAVTSDGDQVFYVRHQNQREVLRWSNRTGSVSERLPVSAEVSCLELAQQKRLLLCGLRSGTVLIYPLAWPQETLCIPPPEGLAPVLCLALGSQESLLAVAHRDSLRLFRVASRDGFPAVEGPLATALLSPLHAPPSHMALLPDRRLLYGTAGGEVKLHDFGVGVSTDLQPHSSGVTCVTASNRGTHALVGSQDATLQLWALDPLALDHTMEYQGLFFQAVLCAAFADSDRFVFTGSQDRTVKVWDVASGKLLCVQFVYSPVVRMLTFRNGFVGLTLQGRVVQEAFRCPDRVEPDHNPLRNIKARYRVTSREKAGAGRRTCSSDLQDFNPAQISLDLLSMLRSRPSSACILL; the protein is encoded by the exons ATGCCAGTGAAGTTTCTGTTTGTCCAGAAAATGACGCTGCACCAGGTTCTTTACGCCTCGGCTGTTTGTTCTTTCATGTTCTGCATCTGTACATGTGATCACGTTTGCTTTGCTTCTCCTCATGTCCGGGTGCCGAAGGGCCTGCTGGGGAACCGGTACGGTCACCGACCTCTTCCTCGTCTCATCCCAGAAAAGCAGTTTGAGGTTCTTCTGTCCAAGCTGTCCAAGAACCCAGAAGGTGTTCAGCAACTGCAAGAGTGGTTTCAGAAGGACAACAACTCCGTGCCACCCACCTACGTTCTCCAGCCAATCACTGCACGATTCCCACACTACAATGACCTCCGACCTGAGGTGGCAAAGCTCCATGACGACAACCTTCTGTCCTGGCGCGTCACAGAGAGtcggctgctgcagctgctacGTTCTGCAGCCACTGAGGCTGAGGCGGCTGGAGACATCACGGCCGAGCAGAAGCGGCTCTTCTACTCATCAG TCACAGAACGGGCGCTGGAGGAGGGCGTCTGGCAAACGTCCGCCTTGCTCTTCGTCCGGGAGATTCCTCAGCAAAGGATGAAGGACAGAGCCAAACGTCTGGCCAAGTTCATGGACCTCACTGCGGACGGGCTGCTGGACGCTGAAGCTCAGGAGTTGCTCACCGGCCTGAAGTCACGGCTGTACGCCACGTCCAAGAAGATCCTCAACCTGCACTGTGTGGAGCTGAACAGAGGAAGCATCGACCCAAAACGCAAGGAACACGCCGAGTACCTGGACAGCATCTGCCAGCAGTTCATCTCCCAGATGACGACCCGGATCAGCGAGGCGGTCAAACTGGCGGGAGAGGACAAGAGGAAGATCTGGGGAAGcacagaggaggatgaggagattGACTGGGTGGTCGAAGAGGCAAGGCAGCACACCGTCATGGCTGCCGACTTGAGCAAGAGTCTCCAGGGCAGAGATGGGCTTCTGGGGAAGATCTGCCTCGCCATGTGGGAGTCCACCCCGGTCCACCACGGTCCGCTGGTGGTTCACGGCGCTGCTGGGATGGGGAAGACCATTCTGCTGTGCAAACTGGCACAGGAGATGCAGGGGGTCCTGGAGGCCAAGGCGGTGCTGGTTATTAGGCTGCTGGCCGCCAATCATCCACAGAGACCAAGCATCAACCATGTCCTCCACAGCGTCTGCCTCCAGGTGTGTCTGGCGTGTGGCCTGGCTCCGCCCCCCCTGCTGTCAGTCAGCTCTCACCTGGAGCTGCAGCGGCTCTTCCAGAACATGCTGGAGGAGGTTTCTCAGCAGGGGACCTCTCTGCTCCTCATCCTGGACTCCCTGGAGCAGCTGGCAGACCAACATCAGGCTCACCAGTTGCGCTGGCTGCCCACTGACGTGCCTCCAAATGTCCACCTGCtggtctccatggaaaccacCAGCGAGGTGTTCGCCAGCATGCGGCTGAGGCTGGGCGCTGCAGGAAACGTCTTTGAGGTGGAGCGTCTGTCTCGTGACGAAGGGCAGCAGATCATGGAGTCCCATCTGCAGGCGGCTCAGCGAACTTTGACCCGGGAGCAGAAGGACGCCGTGCTGCAGAGCTTCCACGCCTCCGGCTCTCCTCTCCACCTTCAGCTCATCCTGTCTGCTGCCAAGCACTGGACCTCCTTCACTCCGCcaacagagctgctgctgggttCCAGCTcagaggaagtgatgtcacagCTCCTCCTGAAGCTTGAGGAGAAACATGGGAAGGAGCTGGTGGGCGGGGCCTTGGGATGCATCGTGTTGGCAAG GAGGGGCCTGATGGAGGCGGAACTGCGTGATGTTATGTCATTGGACGATGATGTAATCAGTGAGGTATACAGGTATTCCCTGCCTCCAACACCTTCGTTAATCCGGTTTCCACCCGTCCTGTGGGCGCGGCTCAAGTGGGACCTGCGGGACCAGCTGGAGGTCCAGTGGACCGACGGAGTCGTCATGCTGGCCTTCAGCAGCCG GCTTCTCTCAGAGGTAGTCAAAGCCCGCTATCTGACGCCAGAGCGACGGGGGCGGATCCACAGGATCCTGGCGGAGTATTTCCTGGGTCGCTGGTCTGGAAGACTGAAGCCGGTGGCTCTTCCGGGTCTGACGCTGCTGCTGTCCGACAGGAAG GTCCCGCCCCAGCCGCTGTGGTTTGCTCCTGGATTGGCGAACGTCCGGAAGCTCCAGGAGTTGCCGTATCACTTGCTGCATGCCGGCCTGTGGGAGGAGCTACGGCAGGAAGTAGTAG GCAGCGCCGAGTGGCTCTACTGTCAGAGCCGGGTCTGTGGGGTGTCCAGTCTGATCAGCGACCTGGACCAGTGCTCCCAGTACATGGACTGCTGTGAAACTGGACTGGTCCGTGAGGCTCTTGTCCTGATGAAGCCCAGCCTGGACACCCTGTCAGGCCACATGG ACCggtctgtgtttttctctgagcTGCTGGCCCGACTCTCCTCCCTGGCCTCCACCTTCCGCACCGTGATTGGTCAGCTCTGCAGCCAGTGCGACGATTGGCTCCAAACGTGTCCGGAGCCGGTTCTGATCCCGAGGAGCAGCTTCCTGCAGCAGCCAGGGGGGGCGCTGCAGCACACGCTGACTGCGCCCCACGGAG GTGTGCTCTGCGTGGCCGTGGGCGCGGCGCTGCGGCTGCTGGTCACCGGGTCGGCCGGCGGCGTGGTGGCGGTCTGGAGCCTCCAGGACAAACATCTCCTGCAGGTTCTGCAGGGACCGTCAG CGGCCATCTTGTCGGTAAAGATCATCGAAAGCTCCGCCCACTGCCTCTCATTGGCTGCAGACGGCTCCCTGAGGAGGTGGAGCTTAAGGAGCGGCCAGCAGCTGTTCTGCATCCAGGAGGCGGGGCCTGTTGGCTCCACCCCTTCTCTGGCTCGCCTGCAGGTGtcagagcagctgctgtttgtccACACCTGGATGCAG GTGAAGGTCTGGAAGTCGGACGGAACCGAGATCCACAGTGAGGACGTCTCGTTGGTTTTGGGGGTTCTGGGAGATGTTGTGGTTTTTCTGCATGACCTGGACCGGGTCAGAATCTTTGACCCGGTTACTGGGAGCCAGACGATGGTGCGGCTGACCCGGAGCCTGACTCCAGTGATTTCAGTGAGCTCACCTAAACGTGGGTCAATATTTGTGGTGTCAGAAGACGGGTTCCTGCATCGG ATCTCCAGGTCAGGGCAGCAAACCGTCACAGAGTTTCCTCGGCGTCCGTCTCTTCTCTCAGCTTCAGAGGACGAGAAGATCCTGATAGCAG GATGGGAGCGGACTCTCAGCCTGTTTCGCGTCTGCAGCGACTCTGTGGACGGATTCCTGGAGCTGCAGCACGACGACGAGGTTTTATCGGCCTGCGTGTCGCCGGACTGCCGCGTCGTCGTCACCGGAGCGGCGGATCAGCTGATCCGA GTCTGGTCGGTGACCACCGGCCGCCTGCTGGACTCTCTGTGCGGCTGCGGCGCTCCGGTCACCTCCCTGCTGCTCTCTGACCACTCGGTGGTCTCCGCCTCCTCGGCGGCGGATTCCGTCCAGCTGTGGAGTCTGACCTACGACCCCGACCACAAGCCCCTCCCCCACATCCCATCAGGCTCCGCCCACTCAGCTGTCACCAGTGACGGCGATCAGGTGTTCTACGTGCgccaccagaaccagagggaAGTGCTGCGCTGGAGCAACCGGACAG GTTCCGTGTCGGAGCGCCTGCCAGTGTCTGCGGAGGTCAGCTGCCTGGAGCTGGCGCAGCAGAAGCGCCTCCTGCTGTGCGGCCTGCGTAGCGGCACCGTGCTGATCTACCCGCTGGCGTGGCCCCAGGAGACGCTGTGCATCCCGCCCCCGGAGGGCCTGGCCCCGGTGCTCTGCCTGGCCCTGGGCTCCCAGGAGAGCCTGCTGGCCGTCGCCCACCGGGACTCGCTGCGCCTGTTCCGGGTCGCCAGCAGAGACGGTTTCCCCGCTGTGGAGGGGCCCCTGGCGACGGCCCTTCTGTCGCCGCTCCACGCCCCCCCATCCCACATGGCGCTGCTGCCCGACCGCCGGCTGCTGTACGGGACGGCCGGCGGCGAGGTGAAGCTGCACGACTTTGGCGTCGGCGTCAGCACCGACCTGCAGCCTCACAGCTCCGGGGTCACCTGCGTCACGGCCAGCAACCGGGGGACGCACGCCCTGGTGGGCTCCCAGGACGCCACGCTGCAGCTGTGGGCCCTGGATCCGCTGGCTCTGGACCACACCATGGAGTACCAG GGCCTTTTCTTCCAGGCCGTCCTCTGCGCCGCCTTCGCCGACAGCGACCGCTTCGTCTTCACTGGATCTCAGGACCGAACCGTGAAAGTCTGGGACGTCGCTTCAG GGAAGCTGCTGTGTGTCCAGTTCGTCTACTCGCCGGTCGTCCGCATGCTGACCTTCAGGAACGGCTTCGTGGGCCTGACCCTGCAGGGCCGCGTCGTCCAGGAGGCCTTCAGGTGTCCGGACCGGGTCGAGCCGGACCACAACCCTCTGAGGAACATCAAGGCCCGGTACCGGGTCACCTCCAGGGAGAAGGCCGGGGCCGGCCGGCGGACCTGCAGCTCCGACCTGCAGGACTTCAACCCGGCCCAGATCAGCCTGGACctactgagcatgctcagaagCAGGCCGTCCTCCGCCTGCATCCTGCTGTAG
- the LOC122838082 gene encoding zinc finger protein OZF-like isoform X1 encodes MCSVEPLREFIRERLTAAAEEIFTQLEKTIVRYEEEIDRQRRLLDLTWRPRTQQNPAVLPQTSTCRRVLDRMSSGLDPEEPELPQIKEEQEKSEPELDKDEYVEVHISEDEEELVLKQEQETDPDESEPEQNQARSQSSAEAENVDQKGGNEEAEKEPDGVGTSASSEAGTGSDPNRKPSQCDVCGKHFTQSYNMRAHRRIHSGERPYSCQVCGKNFIKYDNMLVHIRTHTGQKPYSCPTCSKRFSQRSNLTFHMRIHVGDKPFTCNTCGKSFTSSGHLTIHRRTHTGERPYLCNVCGKSFSQSGGLSAHRRTHTGERPFTCKVCGKAFIRSDELLVHIRIHTGEKPYTCKICSRSFARSCHLTTHMRTHTGEKPYSCRMCGKSFSENRSLTAHVRTHTGERPFSCNTCHKAFTDKRNLAAHARTHTGEKPFSCCICGRSFAENRSLTGHMATHTGERPFSCKVCQKGFTQSSKLAAHMRQHREENV; translated from the exons ATGTGTTCCGTTGAGCCTCTGAGAGAGTTTATCAGAGAGagactaactgctgctgctgaagaaatCTTCACCCAGCTGGAGAAAACCATCGTCCGGTACGAGGAGGAGATCGACCGGCAGCGGAGACTGCTGGACCTCACCTGGAGACCCCGAACCCAGCAGAACCCCGCAG TTCTCCCGCAGACCTCCACCTGCAGGCGGGTTCTAGACAGGATGAGTTCTGGTCTGGAcccagaggaaccagaactccCACAGATTAAAGAAGAACAGGAGAAATCAGAGCCAGAGCTGGACAAAGATGAATATGTAGAAGTGCACAtcagtgaggatgaggaggagctGGTGCTGAAGCAGGAGCAGGAAACGGACCCAGACgaatcagaaccagagcagaaccaggctCGGTCCCAAAGCTCTGCTGAAGCTGAGAATGTGGATCAGAAAGGAGGCAATGAAGAAGCAGAGAAGGAACCTGACGGTGTTGGAACGTCTGCCAGTTCTGAGGCAGGGACTGGTTCCGACCCGAATAGAAAACCCTCTCAGTGTGACGtgtgtggaaaacatttcactCAGAGTTACAACATGAGGGCTCATCGCCGGATCCACTCAGGCGAGCGGCCGTACTCCTGCCAGGTCTGCGGGAAGAACTTCATCAAGTACGACAACATGCTGGTCCACATCAGAACCCACACGGGTCAGAAACCTTATTCCTGTCCGACCTGCAGCAAGCGCTTCAGCCAGCGCAGCAACCTCACCTTCCACATGAGGATCCACGTCGGTGACAAGCCCTTCACCTGCAACACCTGCGGGAAGAGCTTCACCTCCAGCGGCCACCTCACCATCCACAGGAGAACCCACACAGGAGAGAGGCCCTACCTGTGCAACGTCTGTGGGAAGAGCTTCAGCCAGAGCGGCGGCCTGTCGGCCCACCGGAGGACCCACACTGGCGAGCGGCCGTTTACCTGCAAGGTGTGCGGCAAAGCCTTCATCAGGAGCGACGAGCTGCTGGTCCACATTCGGATTCACACTGGGGAAAAGCCGTACACCTGCAAGATCTGCTCCCGGAGCTTCGCCCGCAGTTGCCACCTAACCACCCACATGAGGACCCACACCGGGGAGAAGCCCTACTCCTGCCGAATGTGTGGAAAGAGCTTCAGTGAGAACCGCAGCCTGACCGCCCACGTCAGAACGCACACAGGCGAGAGGCCGTTTTCCTGCAACACCTGCCACAAGGCCTTCACAGACAAACGCAACCTGGCCGCTCACGCCAGGACCCACACGGGCGAGAAGCCCTTCTCCTGCTGCATCTGTGGGAGGAGCTTTGCAGAGAACCGGAGCCTGACGGGCCACATGGCCACGCACACGGGGGAGCGGCCATTTTCCTGCAAAGTCTGCCAAAAGGGCTTCACTCAGAGCAGTAAACTGGCCGCTCACATGAGGcaacacagagaagaaaacgTTTAG
- the pdzk1ip1 gene encoding PDZK1-interacting protein 1, producing the protein MGRTELTSRVLVLVGTAAAQTGQASLPERLLPQWLTGIVAVCGFLILTFIAALVKKVWCESSSRSSNVDAAFAEINPYENNLDGLRPRSSLELEKGQYETRLELSRARDGSNVYDNVIATEEKSTAM; encoded by the exons ATGGGAAGAACCGAACTGACGTCCCGcgtgctggttctggtcggaACCGCGGCGGCCCAGACAG GTCAGGCCAGCCTCCCGGAGCGGCTGCTGCCCCAGTGGCTGACGGGGATCGTCGCCGTCTGTGGCTTCCTCATCCTCACCTTCATCGCCGCGCTGGTGAAGAAGGTCTGGTGCGAGTCCAGCAG CAGGAGCTCCAACGTTGACGCCGCCTTCGCCGAGATCAACCCGTACGAGAACAACCTGGACGGCCTgag GCCGAGGAGCAGCCTGGAGTTGGAGAAGGGGCAGTACGAGACTCGGCTGGAGCTCAGCAG ggCCAGAGACGGCAGCAACGTTTACGACAACGTCATCGCCACCGAGGAAAAATCTACGGCCATGTGA
- the LOC122838120 gene encoding NACHT and WD repeat domain-containing protein 2-like, whose protein sequence is MLIFSRPGKQRAAPAPTDRTRTRTGRQSETMDGGQSCGARDILRGRCQGAQRTGSNMIRIFISSSFTDMSVERKVLLEKAYPEVRSFCRSLGLVFEVVDLSWGIRTFPYGDHEVSEIFLQEIQTSQKVSAGPAFVVSS, encoded by the exons ATGCTGATCTTCAGCCGCCCAGGGAAACAAAGAGCTGCACCGGCGCCgacagacagaaccagaaccagaaccggcagACAGTCTGAGACGATGGACGGAGGACAAAGCTGTGGTGCGCGGGACATCCTGAGGGGACGCTGCCAAGGAGCTCAGAGGACCGGCAGCAACATGATCCGAATCTTCATCAGCTCCAGCTTCACAG ACATGAGCGTTGAGAGGAAGGTTCTGCTGGAGAAAGCGTACCCGGAGGTCCGGTCGTTTTGCCGCAGTCTGGGTCTGGTCTTTGAG GTGGTGGATCTGAGCTGGGGCATCCGGACCTTCCCGTATGGAGACCATGAGGTCAGCGAGATCTTCCTGCAGGAGATCCAGACGAGTCAGAAGGTTTCTGCTGGACCGGCCTTCGTGGTGAGTTCCTAA